One genomic segment of [Phormidium] sp. ETS-05 includes these proteins:
- a CDS encoding DUF3119 family protein, translating to MTTTPATTTTQTIQLTPKYGIPLVLLIGALPLLVVQPWIGLVIEVFALFLVYQTATIRLQFTDTALDVYRSGNLIRRFPYQEWLNWEIFWPPVPILFYFREVKSIHFLPVLFDPKMLQQCLEERCPRQNN from the coding sequence GTGACCACCACTCCTGCCACCACTACCACACAGACAATTCAACTAACCCCAAAATACGGGATTCCCTTGGTACTGCTGATTGGGGCGTTGCCCCTGCTGGTAGTTCAGCCCTGGATAGGTTTGGTAATTGAGGTGTTTGCCCTGTTTCTGGTCTATCAGACTGCTACCATCCGGCTGCAATTTACAGACACCGCCTTGGATGTTTATCGCTCCGGCAACCTAATTCGCCGCTTTCCCTACCAAGAATGGCTCAATTGGGAGATTTTCTGGCCACCGGTGCCAATTCTGTTCTACTTTCGCGAGGTGAAGAGCATTCACTTTTTACCGGTTCTGTTTGACCCGAAAATGCTGCAGCAGTGTTTGGAAGAGCGCTGTCCGCGCCAAAATAACTGA
- a CDS encoding VIT domain-containing protein, whose protein sequence is MEVTQTFQNPFPNPLEAIYIFPLPDEAAVDDMEIKIGERIIKGEIKKREEARQIYEQAIREGRTAGLLEQERDNIFTQSLANIKPGEQIDVTIRYTESLKFIGGDYEFVFPMVVGSRYIPGNQVDEGGNTDRVPDADRISPPIVPEGQRSGQDINVTVEIDAGLPISKVNSTSHKINTTKNGNQVRVELAKEDTIPNKDLILRYQVSGNRTAATVLTEADARGGHFGVYLIPAVKYKTNEIVPKDVVFLMDTSGSQAGDPLAKSKELMRRFINGLNPQDTFTIIDFANTAQALSPSPLPNTEANRARAMSYIDALDANGGTELLNGIRTVMNYPAAQEGRLRSIVLLTDGYIGDDKEVIAEVQQKLQPGNRFYSFGVGSSVNRFLVNRLAEVGRGTARVVRQDEPTAEVAEQFFREINNPVLTNVQVRWEGGGTPPEIYPLSPPDLFAQQPLVLFGRKSDRAAGRLRVTGTAAGGDRYEQVFNLNFDLGGNPAIAQLWGRHRIKDLMNQMFGRESTSGVESLTNTALAYRLLSEYTAFVAVSEEVRVNPDGTRERVVVPVEMPEGVSYDGIFESADEEAFAPGAAQGRLATGNTNASTGTRGGSYTSPTAPPPPPRPLSQAEDRTASEPAPISTSKIEVVSAEGLDASAIVSLEQHLKYVTLPASASGEVVWELTVRGGRVVRTIWDDTASTVRDSDTLDALEQAISSWSVTGNTSGTVRIKLRIQG, encoded by the coding sequence GTGGAAGTTACCCAAACTTTTCAAAACCCTTTCCCCAACCCCCTAGAAGCTATCTATATTTTTCCTCTGCCAGATGAAGCGGCGGTGGATGATATGGAAATTAAAATCGGAGAGCGGATCATCAAAGGGGAAATCAAAAAGCGCGAGGAAGCTCGGCAAATTTACGAACAAGCTATCCGGGAAGGCCGCACCGCTGGTTTGCTAGAGCAAGAACGGGATAATATCTTTACCCAATCTCTGGCGAATATCAAGCCGGGAGAGCAAATTGATGTCACTATCCGCTATACGGAAAGTCTCAAATTTATCGGCGGTGATTATGAATTTGTGTTTCCGATGGTAGTGGGGTCGCGCTACATTCCGGGCAACCAAGTGGATGAGGGCGGCAATACCGATCGCGTCCCCGACGCCGATCGCATTTCCCCCCCGATCGTCCCAGAAGGTCAGCGCTCCGGCCAAGATATTAACGTCACCGTAGAAATCGATGCTGGCTTGCCCATCAGCAAAGTTAACTCCACCTCCCATAAAATCAACACTACAAAAAATGGCAACCAGGTTAGAGTCGAACTGGCTAAAGAAGATACTATCCCCAACAAAGATTTAATTCTCCGCTATCAGGTCTCCGGCAACCGCACGGCGGCTACAGTCCTGACCGAAGCGGATGCCCGGGGCGGTCACTTTGGGGTTTATTTGATTCCAGCGGTGAAATACAAAACTAATGAAATCGTCCCCAAAGATGTGGTTTTCCTCATGGATACTTCCGGTTCCCAGGCGGGAGACCCGCTGGCGAAATCTAAGGAGCTGATGCGCCGGTTTATCAACGGCTTGAATCCCCAAGATACCTTTACTATTATCGATTTTGCCAATACGGCGCAGGCGCTTTCTCCTTCGCCGCTACCCAATACGGAGGCAAATCGCGCCCGCGCTATGTCTTATATTGATGCCCTCGATGCCAATGGGGGGACGGAGTTGCTCAATGGCATCCGCACGGTGATGAATTATCCCGCCGCACAGGAGGGAAGGCTGCGGAGCATTGTGCTGTTGACCGATGGTTATATCGGTGATGATAAAGAGGTGATTGCTGAGGTGCAGCAAAAACTGCAACCGGGAAATCGGTTTTACAGTTTTGGGGTGGGCAGTTCGGTGAATCGCTTTTTGGTGAACCGTCTTGCCGAAGTGGGACGGGGAACGGCGCGGGTGGTGCGTCAGGATGAACCCACGGCGGAGGTGGCGGAGCAGTTTTTCCGGGAAATTAATAACCCGGTGTTGACGAATGTGCAGGTGCGGTGGGAAGGTGGGGGGACACCACCGGAAATTTATCCCCTGTCGCCGCCGGATTTGTTTGCGCAGCAGCCGTTGGTTTTGTTCGGACGCAAGAGCGATCGGGCGGCTGGTCGTCTGCGTGTCACCGGGACCGCCGCTGGTGGCGATCGCTACGAGCAGGTGTTTAACCTGAATTTCGACTTGGGGGGCAACCCCGCGATCGCCCAATTATGGGGGCGCCACCGGATTAAAGATTTGATGAATCAGATGTTTGGGCGGGAGAGTACCTCCGGGGTAGAATCCCTCACCAATACAGCTTTGGCTTATCGCTTGCTGTCGGAGTACACCGCTTTTGTTGCAGTTTCTGAAGAGGTGCGGGTGAACCCAGACGGCACCAGGGAGCGGGTAGTAGTTCCAGTGGAAATGCCCGAGGGTGTGAGTTACGATGGCATTTTTGAAAGTGCCGATGAGGAGGCTTTTGCTCCAGGGGCTGCCCAAGGGCGTCTGGCTACTGGCAATACCAACGCCAGTACGGGCACTCGCGGCGGGTCTTATACCTCACCAACCGCACCACCGCCGCCGCCTCGTCCTTTATCCCAGGCAGAGGACCGCACGGCCTCAGAGCCAGCACCGATATCCACGAGCAAAATTGAGGTGGTCAGTGCTGAGGGTTTGGATGCCAGCGCGATCGTCTCTCTGGAACAACATCTCAAATATGTCACCTTGCCCGCCTCAGCCAGCGGCGAAGTGGTTTGGGAGTTGACCGTGCGCGGCGGTCGCGTGGTGCGAACCATCTGGGACGATACGGCTTCTACGGTGCGAGACTCAGACACTTTAGATGCCCTAGAGCAGGCCATATCCTCCTGGTCTGTGACGGGTAATACTTCTGGCACCGTCCGCATCAAATTGCGGATTCAGGGGTAA
- a CDS encoding DUF2834 domain-containing protein: MSNQDPTGKKIGLGLLWVGFVVYAFHFAPPDQPDTLELIVNLSSGQWENINPMVVALFNIMGIWPIAYTCVLLLDGRNQRIPAWPFALGSFALGAFALLPYLALRDSKPSFSGQKNFWLRLVDSRWTGAAVTLATVIVFAGGITYGNWSDFVHQWQTSRFIHVMSLDFCLLYLLFPLLLKDDMARRGLTQPGIFWAVSLVPMLGAAMYLAWRPPVQETETTPEG; encoded by the coding sequence ATGTCAAATCAGGACCCTACGGGGAAAAAAATCGGATTAGGATTGCTCTGGGTTGGTTTCGTGGTATATGCCTTTCACTTCGCACCACCAGACCAGCCAGACACCTTAGAGCTGATTGTCAACCTATCTTCTGGCCAATGGGAAAACATTAACCCTATGGTAGTGGCTCTGTTCAACATTATGGGCATCTGGCCGATCGCCTACACGTGCGTTCTATTGCTCGACGGGAGAAATCAAAGAATCCCGGCGTGGCCTTTTGCTTTGGGGAGCTTTGCCCTGGGGGCTTTTGCCTTGTTGCCTTATTTAGCTCTGCGAGACTCCAAACCCAGTTTTTCGGGACAAAAAAATTTTTGGCTCAGATTGGTGGATTCCCGGTGGACTGGAGCTGCAGTGACTTTGGCAACGGTAATTGTATTCGCCGGAGGTATCACTTATGGGAATTGGTCAGATTTTGTTCACCAGTGGCAAACCAGCAGGTTTATTCATGTGATGAGCCTGGATTTTTGCCTGCTATATTTGCTTTTCCCACTGTTACTCAAAGATGATATGGCACGGCGGGGACTGACACAGCCAGGAATTTTTTGGGCTGTATCTTTAGTCCCCATGTTAGGTGCCGCAATGTATTTGGCATGGCGCCCCCCGGTGCAGGAAACCGAGACTACACCGGAAGGATAG
- a CDS encoding pentapeptide repeat-containing protein: MDGIELIKLYQSGQRDFAGVDLSGADLRGANLAGVNLVGANLRGANLSRSNLNKSDLSKANLNWANFSFAKMESVKLSDADLTKVIFTGAMLVKAKLPRAKVSGANLTGANFRSANLRSANLSGSNMEWINLRGANLTGTNLSWTNLCHARLSGAMIYGAVLNGVSLEEAFLNGVDMTGVNLNGTNLKGAKLNSAKLEGANLIGANLSGATMRSASLVGADLSCANLLEAQLQGANLNWACLHRACLQQADLSNTTLLGANIDGADFADAVMPEKTVRYFYLTTTGSSSSWNWDASAKVSATVGTA, from the coding sequence ATGGATGGGATTGAGCTAATCAAACTGTACCAAAGTGGGCAGCGAGACTTTGCTGGGGTTGACCTCAGTGGCGCCGACCTTCGCGGTGCCAACTTGGCAGGAGTTAATTTAGTTGGTGCCAACCTCCGAGGTGCCAACCTCAGCCGCAGTAACTTAAATAAATCGGACTTAAGTAAGGCAAATCTCAACTGGGCAAATTTCAGTTTTGCCAAGATGGAGTCAGTTAAACTGTCCGATGCTGACCTCACTAAAGTTATTTTTACTGGGGCGATGTTGGTAAAAGCCAAGCTGCCTCGGGCTAAAGTGAGTGGAGCAAATCTGACGGGGGCGAATTTCCGCAGTGCCAACCTGCGCAGTGCCAACCTGTCGGGTTCCAATATGGAGTGGATCAACCTGCGCGGAGCTAACCTCACTGGCACCAACCTGAGTTGGACCAACCTTTGCCATGCGAGACTTAGCGGCGCCATGATTTACGGGGCAGTGCTCAATGGGGTCAGCCTGGAAGAGGCTTTTTTAAATGGGGTTGATATGACGGGGGTCAACCTGAATGGTACGAACCTGAAAGGGGCAAAACTGAATTCGGCGAAACTCGAAGGTGCGAATTTAATTGGTGCCAACCTTTCTGGGGCAACGATGCGATCGGCTAGCTTGGTTGGCGCCGACCTCAGTTGTGCTAACCTCTTGGAAGCACAGTTGCAGGGAGCGAACCTCAATTGGGCTTGCCTGCACCGCGCTTGTTTACAGCAAGCAGATTTGAGCAATACCACTTTGTTGGGCGCTAACATCGACGGGGCGGATTTTGCCGATGCGGTGATGCCGGAAAAAACCGTCAGATATTTTTACTTAACCACCACTGGCAGTTCTTCCTCTTGGAACTGGGACGCTAGCGCAAAAGTGAGCGCCACAGTGGGCACTGCATAA
- the proC gene encoding pyrroline-5-carboxylate reductase, with amino-acid sequence MGVKLGIIGGGVMGEALLSRLLAQEIYPPEAVLVSEPQPGRREYLAGTYGVGVTGENLQAAEASEVLLLAVKPQVFAAVAANLASGRGDNRPVILSIMAGVPLSKLQGAFPGYPAIRAMPNTPATVGAGITAIAPGELVTPSHIDIARRILQAVGEVIEVPEGMMDAVTGLSGSGPAYVAVAIEALADGGVAAGLPRPIAAKLALQTVLGTATLLATTGEHPALLKDRVTSPGGTTIAGIAQLENAGFRSALIEAVRAASRRSQELGS; translated from the coding sequence ATGGGTGTAAAATTAGGGATTATTGGCGGCGGGGTGATGGGAGAGGCGTTGTTATCCCGTCTGCTGGCACAAGAAATTTATCCGCCAGAGGCAGTTTTGGTCAGCGAACCCCAACCAGGACGACGAGAGTACCTGGCGGGAACATATGGTGTGGGGGTGACGGGGGAAAATCTCCAAGCGGCTGAGGCGTCAGAAGTGCTGCTGTTGGCGGTGAAGCCCCAAGTATTTGCGGCGGTGGCGGCAAATCTGGCATCAGGGCGGGGCGATAACCGGCCCGTGATACTCTCGATTATGGCGGGGGTGCCCCTGAGTAAGCTACAAGGAGCATTTCCTGGTTATCCGGCGATTCGAGCGATGCCGAATACTCCGGCAACGGTGGGGGCGGGAATTACGGCGATCGCCCCGGGGGAATTAGTCACGCCCAGCCACATAGATATAGCAAGGCGAATTTTGCAAGCCGTGGGGGAAGTGATCGAAGTCCCGGAAGGGATGATGGATGCAGTCACTGGTCTTTCCGGTTCTGGTCCAGCTTATGTGGCAGTGGCGATCGAGGCTCTCGCCGATGGTGGCGTCGCCGCCGGACTGCCTCGGCCCATAGCGGCAAAACTGGCGCTGCAAACCGTCTTGGGCACTGCCACCCTCTTGGCGACAACGGGGGAACACCCGGCCCTGCTTAAAGACCGCGTTACTAGCCCTGGTGGGACGACGATCGCGGGTATTGCCCAGCTAGAAAACGCGGGTTTTCGATCGGCTCTCATTGAAGCCGTGCGAGCCGCCTCGAGACGGTCTCAAGAACTAGGCAGCTAA
- a CDS encoding cell division protein SepF, producing the protein MNTIFTKLRDFIGLDRNNDYDDEYYEEGDSYQNLYEEQPIAPAPVEDRRSRSRLPVRSPSDSSMNAANMAMVGTEQLGRSSMKGINNVIGMPGANNNISEVVVMEPRSFEEMPQAIQALRERKSVVLNLTLMDPDQAQRAVDFIAGGTYALDGHQERIGESIFLFTPSCVQVSTQTGVVHEVLQHQARMSRPAATPPMWAEEPAQMAQ; encoded by the coding sequence GTGAACACAATTTTTACGAAGTTACGAGATTTTATCGGACTCGATCGCAACAACGATTATGATGACGAATATTACGAAGAGGGAGATAGCTACCAAAACCTCTACGAAGAACAACCGATCGCTCCCGCACCCGTAGAAGACCGCCGTTCTCGCAGCAGACTGCCCGTGCGTTCGCCTAGCGATTCCAGCATGAATGCAGCAAATATGGCAATGGTAGGCACGGAACAGTTAGGGAGATCTAGCATGAAGGGAATTAATAATGTGATTGGAATGCCGGGTGCGAATAACAACATTTCCGAAGTAGTAGTGATGGAGCCCCGCTCCTTTGAAGAAATGCCCCAAGCAATTCAAGCTCTGCGGGAGCGCAAGTCCGTGGTGTTAAACCTCACCCTGATGGACCCAGACCAAGCCCAGCGAGCCGTAGATTTCATCGCTGGTGGCACTTATGCTCTGGATGGACACCAAGAAAGAATTGGGGAAAGCATTTTCCTATTTACTCCCAGCTGCGTACAGGTCAGCACCCAAACCGGTGTAGTTCACGAAGTCCTACAACACCAAGCTCGGATGAGTCGTCCTGCTGCTACACCCCCGATGTGGGCGGAAGAACCAGCCCAAATGGCTCAGTAA
- a CDS encoding YggS family pyridoxal phosphate-dependent enzyme, with amino-acid sequence MSSESIAERITRIRATLPPTVRLIAVSKYVSAVEMRAAYNAGIRDFGESRVQDAEAKKAELQDLEDITWHLIGHLQSNKARKAVQIFDFIHSCDSLKIVQKLDIIAGELSKHPYIFIQVKILPDPQKHGWEIGQLLADLPELDRCDNLRIEGLMVIPPLGLESGQTLALFEQARELAGTIAAQKWSRISMQHLSMGMSEDYPLAVEAGATFVRLGQILFGDV; translated from the coding sequence ATGAGCAGCGAATCAATTGCAGAAAGGATTACCAGAATTCGCGCCACTCTACCCCCTACCGTGCGACTGATTGCGGTGAGCAAGTACGTTTCGGCGGTGGAAATGCGCGCTGCTTACAATGCGGGCATCCGAGATTTTGGCGAAAGTCGCGTCCAAGATGCGGAGGCGAAAAAAGCCGAGCTGCAAGATTTAGAGGATATCACTTGGCATTTAATCGGACACTTGCAGAGCAATAAAGCTCGCAAAGCCGTGCAGATTTTCGATTTCATTCATTCTTGTGATAGTTTAAAAATAGTTCAAAAACTAGATATAATAGCAGGAGAGCTATCAAAACATCCTTATATTTTTATTCAGGTGAAAATATTGCCAGACCCTCAGAAACACGGTTGGGAGATTGGGCAATTGCTGGCAGATTTGCCGGAACTGGACCGGTGCGATAATTTGAGGATTGAGGGTTTGATGGTGATTCCCCCTTTGGGGCTGGAATCTGGACAAACTCTAGCATTGTTTGAGCAAGCGCGGGAACTGGCGGGGACGATCGCCGCACAAAAATGGTCTCGCATCTCCATGCAACACTTGTCTATGGGAATGTCGGAGGATTATCCTTTAGCAGTGGAGGCGGGAGCGACGTTCGTGCGGCTGGGTCAGATTCTGTTTGGTGATGTTTAA
- the pipX gene encoding transcriptional coactivator PipX: MSAETYINHPNFGLLYRVCIIDEHQELFTTLYAQRLFFLVITGPDGLQFEPISRADSRLLVENRMRILRRLGNTKDYQQLQRMHHQTFF, translated from the coding sequence ATGAGCGCTGAAACCTATATCAACCATCCCAATTTTGGCCTTTTATATCGAGTTTGTATAATTGATGAGCATCAAGAGTTGTTTACCACTCTCTATGCCCAGCGACTATTTTTTTTAGTCATCACCGGACCGGATGGGTTGCAATTTGAACCGATTTCCCGTGCCGATTCCCGGCTGCTGGTGGAAAATCGGATGCGCATCCTCCGCCGTCTGGGTAACACTAAGGATTACCAGCAGCTGCAGCGGATGCACCATCAAACCTTCTTCTGA
- a CDS encoding chorismate-binding protein — translation MLWYWRSLPLNNRTGSLVFDTLFRSTSNPPSIATLLESPPGDSPLARYSICAGPPRLVMGRPQMWTPSIGEILPFLSQLLHNHNIAANSPRENPPLPFTGGWLGWLGFDTAAEIEQLPHPKSDQLPFPVAYWYEPANFAVLDHQGQTLWLAATEPEQLDVMAQRLGEWETGRWGDPRLSAMRYAQATPTRWQRLRGSGLGGTGRRGDGEEREDGEEDCSPHSPHSPRPEVPLAPLPLFQPPEFQMSQMDYEAAVIQAKKYIAAGDIFQANLSVRFAAATSADGWAIYQALQQINPSPFACYFQTPWGEVISCSPERLVQLQDGIAQTRPIAGTRSRGATAEIDQALAQELLSSPKERAEHVMLVDLERNDLGRVCQWGSVEVNELLTIERYSHVMHLVSNVIGTLRPECDAIDLIRATFPGGTITGCPKVRCMEIIAELEPVARSLFYGSCGYLDGRGNLDLNILIRTLLFPHTDNSPRVIFGQVGAGIVADSNPEQEWYESLHKAKAQVAALEMALRGVNNR, via the coding sequence ATGCTTTGGTATTGGCGATCGCTCCCCCTAAACAACCGCACTGGCTCCCTAGTCTTCGATACCCTATTTCGCTCCACCAGCAACCCACCATCTATCGCCACCCTCCTAGAATCACCCCCCGGAGATTCCCCCCTCGCCAGATACTCCATCTGCGCCGGTCCCCCCCGCCTAGTCATGGGGCGTCCCCAAATGTGGACTCCCAGCATCGGCGAAATTCTGCCTTTCCTCAGCCAATTACTCCACAACCACAACATCGCCGCCAACTCACCCAGAGAAAACCCACCACTTCCCTTCACTGGCGGCTGGTTGGGGTGGCTTGGTTTCGACACCGCCGCTGAAATCGAACAACTACCCCACCCCAAATCGGACCAACTCCCCTTTCCTGTCGCCTATTGGTATGAACCGGCTAACTTTGCTGTTCTGGACCACCAAGGGCAAACCCTATGGCTCGCCGCTACCGAACCAGAGCAATTGGATGTGATGGCGCAACGGTTGGGGGAATGGGAGACGGGGAGATGGGGAGACCCCCGCCTAAGCGCTATGCGCTATGCGCAGGCAACGCCTACGCGCTGGCAACGCCTACGCGGCAGCGGGCTAGGGGGGACGGGGAGACGGGGAGACGGGGAGGAGAGGGAGGATGGGGAGGAAGATTGCTCCCCACACTCCCCACACTCCCCCCGTCCAGAGGTCCCCCTTGCCCCCTTGCCCCTATTCCAGCCGCCCGAGTTCCAGATGTCGCAAATGGATTATGAAGCGGCGGTAATTCAGGCGAAAAAATATATTGCCGCTGGGGATATCTTTCAAGCTAATCTATCGGTAAGGTTTGCGGCGGCTACCAGCGCCGATGGTTGGGCAATTTACCAGGCTTTGCAGCAAATCAATCCCTCGCCATTTGCCTGTTATTTTCAAACTCCTTGGGGGGAGGTGATTAGCTGCTCGCCGGAAAGGTTGGTACAGTTGCAAGATGGAATCGCTCAAACTCGACCTATTGCGGGGACCCGATCGCGTGGAGCCACTGCCGAAATCGACCAGGCATTAGCCCAGGAACTGCTCAGCAGCCCTAAAGAACGCGCCGAACACGTGATGTTGGTAGATTTAGAGCGCAACGACTTGGGCAGAGTCTGTCAGTGGGGGTCAGTGGAAGTTAACGAACTGCTCACCATTGAACGCTACAGCCACGTGATGCACTTAGTCAGCAACGTAATTGGGACATTGCGCCCCGAGTGCGACGCGATCGACTTAATTCGCGCCACCTTCCCTGGTGGGACCATCACCGGCTGTCCCAAAGTCCGCTGCATGGAAATCATCGCCGAACTCGAACCCGTAGCCCGGAGCTTATTTTACGGCTCTTGCGGCTATCTAGACGGGCGTGGCAATTTAGATTTAAATATACTCATCCGCACTCTCTTGTTTCCCCATACCGACAACTCACCACGAGTGATTTTCGGTCAAGTGGGAGCTGGTATCGTCGCCGATAGCAACCCGGAACAAGAGTGGTACGAGTCCCTGCACAAGGCAAAAGCACAGGTGGCAGCTCTGGAGATGGCACTGAGGGGCGTAAATAACCGATAA
- a CDS encoding energy-coupling factor transporter transmembrane protein EcfT, with amino-acid sequence MDLLRSMPLGLYLEQPITWLHHLDARVKLGWLLAFLLTPVLANHWWRLGLVAFLIIITLSARIPLRVWKQQMGWLLGFSFLVFIVTAIAPDGLAVQHQPRLPSGEITKLEPTAPPERQPWYNPFGWGTATPPKASPAPPVAPGGYSYILFDQGPLKITRRSLDLGIRISTLLFTLIYSTNLYLLTTAAEEITAALEDLMSPLRRLKVPVTEITLTLTLSLRFIPLVLEETQNLIRSVRTRAINWKKLGWRGAVKIWMAVCERLLQNLLLRAEQIANSMQVRGFTSPNQHKVQWHQLRLNRWDWLALAGLVLLCASRLVWGADV; translated from the coding sequence ATGGATTTATTGCGATCGATGCCTCTAGGTTTATACCTAGAGCAACCCATCACATGGCTGCACCACCTAGACGCCCGGGTAAAACTCGGATGGCTATTAGCATTTCTGCTCACCCCAGTCCTAGCAAATCACTGGTGGCGTCTCGGTTTAGTTGCCTTTTTAATCATCATCACCCTATCAGCGCGCATTCCCCTGCGGGTGTGGAAACAACAAATGGGATGGCTGCTCGGGTTCAGCTTTTTAGTCTTCATCGTCACCGCGATCGCCCCCGACGGGCTCGCCGTGCAACACCAACCCCGCCTCCCCAGCGGCGAAATCACCAAACTAGAACCCACCGCGCCACCAGAACGTCAACCCTGGTACAATCCCTTTGGCTGGGGGACCGCAACACCCCCGAAAGCATCACCAGCACCACCAGTAGCACCAGGAGGATACAGTTATATCCTCTTTGACCAAGGACCGCTGAAAATTACCCGCCGCTCTCTAGATTTAGGAATCAGGATTAGCACCTTATTGTTTACCCTGATTTACAGCACCAACCTTTACCTCCTCACCACCGCCGCCGAAGAAATTACCGCCGCACTCGAAGACTTAATGAGTCCCCTCCGACGGTTAAAAGTGCCAGTCACCGAAATCACCCTTACCCTGACACTTTCCCTGCGTTTCATTCCCCTAGTATTAGAGGAAACCCAGAATTTAATTCGTTCCGTGCGCACCAGAGCCATAAACTGGAAAAAATTAGGTTGGCGTGGCGCCGTGAAAATCTGGATGGCAGTATGCGAGCGGTTGCTACAAAACCTGCTATTGCGCGCCGAACAAATCGCCAACAGTATGCAGGTGCGAGGCTTCACCAGTCCCAACCAGCATAAAGTGCAATGGCACCAACTGCGGTTAAACCGCTGGGATTGGTTGGCATTGGCAGGTTTGGTATTACTTTGTGCCTCCCGGTTAGTTTGGGGTGCAGATGTGTAG
- the der gene encoding ribosome biogenesis GTPase Der produces MRLPVVAIIGRPNVGKSTLVNRLGGQRDAIVHDEPGVTRDRTYRPSYLQDRDFMVVDTGGLVFDDETEFLPLIRQQVMTALNEASAAIMVVDGQTGLTAADREIADWLRHQTVPVLLAVNKCESETEGLAQAAEFWQLGIGEPFPISSIHGNGTGELLDALLPYLPAVEETSEDKEINVAIVGRPNVGKSSLLNALVGENRAIVSPISGTTRDTIDMVVRRQDQTYRLIDTAGIRKKKHIDYGVEFFSINRAFKAIRRADVVLLVIDALDGVTEQDQKLANRIEEEGRACVMVVNKWDAVEKDSHTIYEHEAELKQRLYFIEWAPAIFVSAMTGQRVEKILDLVDTAAAEHQRRVSTSTINEVLEEALRWHTPPTTRQGKQGKIYYGTQVTSQPPTIALFVNDPKRFNENYRRYIERQFREQLGFSGTPLKLLWRGKKTREVERQGANRAVRV; encoded by the coding sequence ATGAGACTGCCTGTAGTTGCGATTATCGGACGCCCAAATGTGGGCAAATCAACCCTGGTGAACCGATTGGGGGGACAGAGGGATGCGATCGTCCATGACGAACCGGGGGTGACACGCGATCGCACCTACCGGCCCTCGTACTTGCAGGACCGGGACTTTATGGTGGTAGATACTGGCGGCTTAGTCTTTGACGACGAAACCGAATTTCTGCCCCTGATTCGGCAGCAAGTAATGACGGCCCTCAACGAAGCCAGCGCCGCCATCATGGTAGTAGATGGACAAACTGGACTCACAGCAGCCGATCGAGAAATCGCCGACTGGCTGCGACACCAAACCGTCCCAGTCCTCCTCGCCGTCAACAAATGTGAATCAGAAACCGAAGGACTCGCCCAAGCCGCCGAATTTTGGCAGCTCGGTATCGGCGAACCCTTTCCCATCTCCAGCATCCACGGTAACGGCACTGGGGAACTGCTCGACGCCCTCCTCCCCTACTTGCCCGCAGTAGAGGAAACCAGCGAAGATAAAGAAATCAATGTGGCCATTGTGGGGCGGCCCAACGTCGGCAAATCCAGCCTCTTAAACGCCCTAGTGGGGGAAAACCGCGCCATTGTCAGCCCCATTTCCGGCACCACCCGCGACACCATTGATATGGTGGTGCGACGCCAAGACCAAACCTACCGCCTCATCGACACCGCCGGTATCAGGAAAAAGAAACACATCGATTATGGGGTGGAATTTTTCAGCATCAACCGCGCTTTTAAAGCCATTCGCCGCGCTGATGTGGTGTTGCTCGTCATCGATGCCTTAGATGGCGTCACCGAACAAGACCAAAAACTGGCCAACCGCATAGAAGAAGAAGGCCGCGCCTGCGTTATGGTCGTGAATAAGTGGGATGCGGTAGAAAAAGATTCCCACACCATCTATGAACATGAAGCCGAACTGAAACAGCGACTCTATTTTATCGAGTGGGCACCCGCCATTTTTGTTAGCGCTATGACCGGCCAGCGAGTGGAAAAAATCCTTGATTTAGTGGATACTGCCGCCGCCGAACACCAGCGCCGGGTCAGCACTTCCACGATTAACGAGGTCCTAGAAGAAGCTCTGCGGTGGCATACTCCCCCCACCACCCGCCAAGGCAAACAGGGGAAAATCTACTACGGCACCCAAGTCACATCCCAACCACCGACGATCGCCCTATTCGTCAACGACCCGAAACGGTTTAACGAAAACTACCGCCGCTATATTGAACGGCAATTCCGAGAACAGTTAGGTTTTAGCGGTACTCCCTTAAAACTCCTGTGGCGGGGCAAAAAAACCCGAGAAGTGGAACGGCAAGGAGCCAACCGCGCCGTCCGGGTTTGA